The following coding sequences are from one Pocillopora verrucosa isolate sample1 chromosome 5, ASM3666991v2, whole genome shotgun sequence window:
- the LOC131773291 gene encoding uncharacterized protein isoform X2 → MPPKRDFRSKKSLNVVTFKGGKAIRKSKFSVPVRYATQQLTDTTSVVAGSSLNTCGGFSPDQEDLPNIDEYHGLRTNQRSKSKKVRLKCKLKAYHERKATLALSWLNAREQLVSALLTRQALPLEQMCVIPFCEEEACGRCLHCSPGQFLCADHINLVHAGGRSLHHPEVWKDGRFVPYQFGECVWTTPHNMDHGYVRDIMAVGLHGQQNPIKIKCCEHEPEAITLVRNGFWPSTPKQPQIKDIYQLLVGDCFCKFQYMSSRLSNLKHFNPSYENDHECPACPKEKGS, encoded by the exons ATGCCTCCTAAACGCGATTTTAGgtcgaaaaaaagtttgaatgtaGTTACTTTTAAAGGAGGAAAAGCTATAAGAAAGTCGAAGTTTAGTGTTCCAGTTCGATATGCCACCCAGCAATTAACTGATACAACGTCTGTAGTCGCCGGATCTTCTCTAAACACGTGCGGCGGTTTTTCTCCAGATCAAGAAGACCTTCCCAATATTGACGAATATCATGGTTTGAGAACCAACCAAAgatctaaaagtaaaaaagtgcGACTGAAGTGCAAGTTAAAAGCTTACCATGAGAGGAAAGCCACGCTGGCTTTGTCTTGGCTCAATGCGAGAGAGCAGCTCGTCTCAGCGCTGTTGACCAGACAGGCTTTGCCTTTGGAGCAGATGTGTGTCATTCCTTTTTGCGAAGAAGAGGCGTGCGGCAGATGCCTCCACTGCAGTCCAGGGCAATTCCTATGCGCAGATCACATTAATTTAGTTCACGCAGGCGGTAGATCACTTCACCACCCGGAAGTTTGGAAA GATGGAAGATTTGTGCCATATCAGTTTGGTGAGTGTGTATGGACCACACCTCACAACATGGATCATGGATATGTGCGTGACATTATGGCTGTCGGTTTGCATG GGCAGCAGAATCCCATCAAAATCAAATGTTGCGAGCATGAACCAGAAGCCATAACGCTGGTCAGGAATGGTTTCTGGCCATCTACTCCAAAACAGCCCCAG attAAGGACATCTACCAGCTCCTTGTTGGAGATTGTTTCTGCAAGTTCCAGTATATGTCTAGCAGGTTGAGTAACCTGAAGCATTTCAATCCTTCTTATGAGAATGATCATGAATGTCCTGCATGTCCTAAG GAGAAGGGAAGTTAA
- the LOC131773291 gene encoding uncharacterized protein isoform X1, with protein sequence MPPKRDFRSKKSLNVVTFKGGKAIRKSKFSVPVRYATQQLTDTTSVVAGSSLNTCGGFSPDQEDLPNIDEYHGLRTNQRSKSKKVRLKCKLKAYHERKATLALSWLNAREQLVSALLTRQALPLEQMCVIPFCEEEACGRCLHCSPGQFLCADHINLVHAGGRSLHHPEVWKDGRFVPYQFGECVWTTPHNMDHGYVRDIMAVGLHGQQNPIKIKCCEHEPEAITLVRNGFWPSTPKQPQIKDIYQLLVGDCFCKFQYMSSRRREVNLSLLMHCLDVSANAVLELVESPQIMERNCSLAKKK encoded by the exons ATGCCTCCTAAACGCGATTTTAGgtcgaaaaaaagtttgaatgtaGTTACTTTTAAAGGAGGAAAAGCTATAAGAAAGTCGAAGTTTAGTGTTCCAGTTCGATATGCCACCCAGCAATTAACTGATACAACGTCTGTAGTCGCCGGATCTTCTCTAAACACGTGCGGCGGTTTTTCTCCAGATCAAGAAGACCTTCCCAATATTGACGAATATCATGGTTTGAGAACCAACCAAAgatctaaaagtaaaaaagtgcGACTGAAGTGCAAGTTAAAAGCTTACCATGAGAGGAAAGCCACGCTGGCTTTGTCTTGGCTCAATGCGAGAGAGCAGCTCGTCTCAGCGCTGTTGACCAGACAGGCTTTGCCTTTGGAGCAGATGTGTGTCATTCCTTTTTGCGAAGAAGAGGCGTGCGGCAGATGCCTCCACTGCAGTCCAGGGCAATTCCTATGCGCAGATCACATTAATTTAGTTCACGCAGGCGGTAGATCACTTCACCACCCGGAAGTTTGGAAA GATGGAAGATTTGTGCCATATCAGTTTGGTGAGTGTGTATGGACCACACCTCACAACATGGATCATGGATATGTGCGTGACATTATGGCTGTCGGTTTGCATG GGCAGCAGAATCCCATCAAAATCAAATGTTGCGAGCATGAACCAGAAGCCATAACGCTGGTCAGGAATGGTTTCTGGCCATCTACTCCAAAACAGCCCCAG attAAGGACATCTACCAGCTCCTTGTTGGAGATTGTTTCTGCAAGTTCCAGTATATGTCTAGCAG GAGAAGGGAAGTTAATTTATCTCTGTTGATGCATTGTTTGGATGTGTCCGCAAATGCAGTGCTGGAACTAGTGGAAAGTCCTCAAATCATGGAGAGGAACTGTTCATTAGCCAAGAAAAAGTAG